From one Dama dama isolate Ldn47 chromosome 4, ASM3311817v1, whole genome shotgun sequence genomic stretch:
- the LOC133054422 gene encoding uncharacterized protein LOC133054422: MLERDKCTAPAVDGRLPGVEEEGTDLQRGGKVSGVCFKEGLRVPDPNWVLYTDGTRLIKQGQQCEGAALCRNSPGRWLRVTCRSVMSGLTNIILIVFGTVNLGIVHVPGHQIGEDPKARGNRAADAAAQEAASRDYAALILAVGLPPPCMGTLPPVPEYSLPDLAWINKDTTLQKDDQDGWYRDQINNLILPATLGRHLCEHLHTTTHLGEKKTLTLLQTACLSFPRQNATVREIIQACEACQLMRAEKKQHSGTRYRGEKPGQHWEIDFTEVDRIGPWVHCNHVRQATSEEQEKARAEWKASPHPSNPLKLKLVCREAS, encoded by the exons atgctggaaagggacaaatgcactgctccagctgttgatggaaggttaccgggtgtcgaagaagaaggcacagatctacaaagaggaggtaaggtatctggggtttgttttaaagaaggactcagggttccagaccctaattgggtcctatatactgatggcactcgcctgataaaacagggacaacAGTGTGAGGGGGCCGCTCTATGCAGAAACAGCCCAGGCAGGTGGTTGAGAGTCACCTGCAGATCGGTCATGAGTGGTCTgaccaacatcatcttgattgttttcgggACAGTGAACCTAGGTatagtacatgtccccggtcaccagatAGGAGAAGACCCTAAGGCGCGGGGCAATCGTGCTGCTGATGCGGCCGCTCAAGAAGCAGCTAGCCGGGACTATGCTGCCCTcatattagccgtgggacttccacctccttgtatggggaccttgccaccagttcccgagtattccctccctgatctcgcctggatcaacaaggataccaccctccagaaagatgaccaagatggatggtaccgagaccaAATCAACAACCTGAtcttgcctgccaccctgggtcgtcacctgtgtgaacacctgcacacaactacacacttgggagaaaaaaagaccctaacacttctccagacggcctgcctgagtttccctcgacaaaatgccactgtacgagagataattcaagcctgcgaagcgtgccagctgatgagggcagagaagaagcagcaCTCGGGAACGAGATACcgaggggaaaagccagggcaacattgggagatagatttcactgag gtcgacaggattggaccctgggttcactgcaatcacgtgcggcaagccacatcggaagaacaggaaaaagcgcgagcagaatggaaggcgagtcctcacccgtcaaatcctttgaaactgaaactcgtctgcagggaggcctcctaa
- the LOC133054421 gene encoding protein NYNRIN-like — MLAGTTEEACSRATGDLLQTLGISGYRASVKKAQIAWQEVTYLGYKIRQGQRWLTQAMKETILQIPEPKNPRQVREFLGTVGCCRLWIMGFAEKARPLYEGSKETPNWTWTEPMKQAFQTLRRALLEAPALALPNPNKPFQLFVDEKQGIGKGVLTQQWGPWKRPVAYLSKRLDPVAAGWPPCLRIIAATALLVRDADKLTYGQQLSVYTPHAVEGVLKQPPGKWISNARLTHYQALLLDAPRVRFQTPCFLNPATLLPNPEKDSPLHNCSEILAEALAARKDLTDVPLSNRELVWFTDGSSYVKDGQRKAGAAIVDDSGQTIWAETLPTNTSAQKAELIALTQALEQAKGKRVTIFTDSRYAFSTAHMQGPIYQERGFRTAEGKEVKNLPEIRRILEAVQLPQAVAIVHVPGHQKGEDPKARGNRAADAAAREAASRDYAALILAVGLPPPCMGTLPPVPEYSLPDLAWINKDTTLQKDDQDGWYRDQINNLILPATLGRHLCEHLHTTTHLGEKKNLTLLQTACLRFPRQNATVREIIQACEACQLMRAEKKHHLGTRYRGEKPGQHWEIDFTEVRPGKYGYRYLLVLVDTFSGWVEAFPTKGETAIVVAKKILEEIGPRYGLPVTMGSDNGPAFVSQIVQGLAQALGTKWKLHCKYNPQSSGQVERMNRTLKETLTKLAIETAGDWVTLLPFALFRACNTPYKLNLTPFEILYGRPPPVYPIFEGKCLPPPTLGQFQQTLIALSKMHNHVWKLIREIHQGQNKRALPSHNIGPGDWVWVKRHQSKVLEPRWKRPYVVLLTTPTTVKVDRIGPWVHCNHVRQATSEEQEKARAEWKASPHPSNPLKLKLVCREAS; from the coding sequence atgttggctggaaccacagaggaagcTTGCAGCCGTGCCACTGGGGACCTACTACAGACCCTAGGCATCTCGGGGTATCGCGCTAGCGTAAAGAAGGCACAAATAGcctggcaagaggtcacctatttggggtataagatcaggcaggggcaaaggtggctaacccaggccatgaaagaaacaatattgcagataccagagcccaaaaacccccgccaggtgagagagtttctggggactgttggatgttgcagactgtggattatggggtttgctgagaaggcccggcccttatatgagggaagtaaagagaccccaaactggacttggactgagccaatgaaacaggctttccagacactcagacgggccctactagaagccccagcccttgccctgcctaacccaaataagccattccagctgtttgtagatgaaaagcaaggaataggaaagggggtcttgactcaacaatggggaccatggaagcggccggtagcatacctttcgaagcgattagacccggtggccgctgggtggcccccttgccttcgcATCATTGCAGCTACAGCCCTCCTCGTCCGCGACGCTGacaagttgacgtatggacagcaactctcggtttacaccccccacgccgtagaaggggttttaaagcagccgccgggtaagtggatctccaatgcccgcttgacacactaccaggccttgctgctcgatgccccacgggtgcgttttcagaccccttgcttcctaAATCCGGCCACGCTCCTACCCAACCCAGAGAAGGACAGCCCTCTCCAtaattgcagtgagatactggctgaggccctggcggcacgaaaagacttaactgatgtacccctaaGCAACAGggagctagtatggttcaccgatgggagcagttatgtaaaagatgggcaaaggaaggcgggagccgccatagttgatgattcagggcagacgatatgggctgagacactacccacaaacacttctgcacaaaaagcagaattgattgccctaacacaggctctggagcaagccaaagggaagagagtcaccatttttactgacagccgatatgctttCAGCACTGCCCATATGCAAGGTCCCatataccaagaaaggggatttcggacagctgagggaaaagaggtcaaaaatctgCCTGAGATTCGCAGGATCTTGGAAGCTGTCCAACTACCCCAGGCAGTAGCTatagtacatgtccccggtcaccagaaaggagaagaccctAAGGCGCGGGGCAATCGTGCTGCTGATGCGGCCGCTCGAGAAGCGGCTAGCCGGGACTATGCTGCCCTcatattagccgtgggacttccacctccttgtatggggaccttgccaccagttcccgaatattccctccctgatctcgcctggatcaacaaggataccaccctccagaaagatgaccaagatggatggtaccgagaccaAATCAACAACCTGAtcttgcctgccaccctgggtcgtcacctgtgtgaacacctgcacacaactacacacttgggagaaaaaaagaacctaacacttctccagacggcctgcctgaggttccctcgacaaaatgccactgtacgagagataattcaagcctgcgaagcgtgccagctgatgagggcagagaagaagcatCACTtgggaacgaggtaccgaggggaaaagccagggcaacattgggagatagatttcactgaggtaaggccaggcaagtatgggtaccgctatctgttggttctggtagataccttctcggggtgggtggaagctttccccactaagggagagacagcaatagtggttgctaaaaagatcttagaggagatagggcctaggtatgggctgccagtgactatgggctctgataatggacctgcctttgtgagccagattgtacaagggctggcccaagctctggggacgaaatggaagttacattgcaaatataatccccagagctcaggacaggttgagagaatgaatcggaccctaaaagaaactttgacaaagttggcaatagagactgccggggactgggtgaccctcctcccctttgcactctttcgggcatgtaacaccccttataagctgaatcttactccttttgagattctgtatggaagaccccctcctgtgtatcctattttcgaaggaaaatgtctgccaccccctactttgggacaattccagcaaactctgatagcattaagtaagatgcataaccatgtttggaaattgattcgagAGATACATCAGGGCCAAAACAAGAGGGccctcccctcacataatattggcccaggtgattgggtttgggtaaaacgacaccaatctaaagtattagaacctagatggaaacgcccttatgttgttcttctTACCACTCCTACCACTGTCAAGGTCGAcaggattggaccctgggttcactgcaatcacgtgcggcaagccacatcagaagaacaggaaaaagcgcgagcagaatggaaggcgagtcctcacccgtcaaatcctttgaaactgaaactcgtctgccgggaggcctcctaa
- the LOC133055103 gene encoding LOW QUALITY PROTEIN: uncharacterized protein LOC133055103 (The sequence of the model RefSeq protein was modified relative to this genomic sequence to represent the inferred CDS: inserted 2 bases in 1 codon; substituted 2 bases at 2 genomic stop codons), translating into MGRTQGGGGLALGTRGKTKGDRGKQDPGAPELPSSTVQALPVRVGPTNPDGERTYQYWPFSTSDLYNWKTQNPPFSEKPQGLIDLLDSILFTHNPTWDDCQQLLQVLFTTEERERILAEAPKRVPGVDGRPTTQPHLVDEGFPLLRPNWDFERVEGRERLRVYRQTLMAGLRAAARKPTNLAKVNLVRQEPTESPAAFLERLMEAFRQYTPMDPQAEESRAAVLLAFVNQAAPDIRKKLQKVEGLGEQTIQDLLKVAEKVFNNRETPEEREERIRREERELAEKIRKEDREHRARENRKNQKELAQILFAGIKAGTELREPRDPRTGEKEKPKRQALKKDQCAYCKEQGHWKNECPKRDSRRGMTQREKIPPGTRVLYAGEDSDXGSRDSAPLPESWVAIHVEGKPVGFMVDTGAQHSVLNKKLGPMSKKTSLVQGATGTKRYCWTTEWKVNLGTHQVSHSFLVIPECPAPLLGRDLLTKVNAQIHFDPGGMSVTDGLGQPIHVLSLALRDEYRLFAPKPSETIALDVQPWVHKYPLAWAETAGMGLAKQRHPVVIELKAEAVPVRVRQYPMSQEARRGITPHIRRLMEAGILRRCQSPXTPLLPVKKPAGTDYRPVQDLREVNKRVSDIHPTVPNLYTLLSSLLPEYTWYTVLDLKDAFFSLPLAVRSQEIFAFEWTEGEGQPVVQLTWTRLPQGFKNSPTLVNEALSEDLXEYRACHPEVILLQYVDDLMLAGTTEEACSRATGDLLQTLGISGYRASVKKAQIAWQEVTYLGYKIRQGQRWLTQAMKETILQIPEPKNPRQVREFLGTVGCCRLWIMGFAEKARPLYEGSKETPNWTWTEPMKQAFQTLRRALLEAPALALPNPNKPFQLFVDEKQGIGKGVLTQQWGPWKRPVAYLSKRLDPVAAGWPPCLRIIAATALLVRDADKLTYGQQLSVYTPHAVEGVLKQPPGKWISNARLTHYQALLLDAPRVRFQTPCFLNPATLLPNPEKDSPLHNCSEILAEALAARKDLTDVPLSNRELVWFTDGSSYVKDGQRKAGAAIVDDSGQTIWAETLPPNTSAQKAELIALTQALEQAKGKRVTIFTDSRYAFSTAHMQGPIYQERGFRTAEGKEVKNLPEIRRILEAVQLPQAVAIVHVPGHQKGEDPKARGNRAADAAAREAASRDYAALILAVGLPPPCMGTLPPVPEYSLPDLAWINKDTTLQKDDQDGWYRDQINNLILPATLGRHLCEHLHTTTHLGEKKTLTLLQTACLRVPRQNATVREIIQACEACQLMRAEKKQHSGTRSTGLDPGFTAITCGKPHRKNRKKREQNGRRVLTRQIL; encoded by the exons ATGGGAAGAACGCAAG gggggggggggctggcatTGGGGACCCGGGGGAAAACTAAGGGAGATAGGGGTAAGCAAGACCCTGGGgccccagagttaccttcatccactgttcaggcgctccccgtccgagtgggaccaactaacccggacggagagcgaacctatcagtactggcccttttccacgagtgacctgtacaattggaagacccaaaaccctcctttctcagagaaaccccaaggcctcattgacctcttagattccattttgttcactcataatcccacctgggatgattgtcagcagctgttgcaggtgctcttcaccacggaagaacgggagcgaattcTGGCAGAGGCGCCGAAACGGGTCCCAGGGGTCGACGGGAGGCCAACCACCCAGCCTCATcttgtggacgaggggtttcccctgttgcggcctaactgggattttgagcgggtggaaggtagggagcgtctccgagtgtaccgccagactctaatggctggcctgcgggctgcagcaagaaagccgacaaatctggcaaaggtaaatttagtaaggcaagagcccactgaaagcccggcagccttcctagagaggctgatggaagctttcaggcaatatacacctatggacccccaggctgaggagtcacgcgctgcagttctgttagcgttcgtgaatcaggcagccccagatattaggaagaaattacaaaaggtagagggattgggagaacagacaatacaggatttactgaaagtagctgaaaaggtatttaataatagggagaccccagaagaaagggaagagcgaattcggcgggaggaaagggaattagcggagaagatcaggaaagaagatagggaacatagggcgagggaaaaccggaagaaccagaaggagctagcccagattctttttgcggggataaaggccggaacagaattgagggaacctcgagACCCCCGgacgggagaaaaagaaaaaccaaaaaggcaggccctaaagaaggatcagtgcgcctactgcaaagaacaggggcactggaaaaacgagtgccctaagagggactcaAGGAGAGGAAtgacccagagagagaaaatcccccctggaactcgagttctatatgcgggggaagacagtgactaggggagtcgagactcggcacccctccccgagtcctgggtagccatacatgtggaggggaaacccgttggcttcatggtagatactggcgcccaacactctgttctaaataaaaaactgggaccaatgtctaagaaaaccagcttagtgcaaggagccacggggacaaaaagatattgttggaccacagaatggaaagtaaatctggggacccaccaggtgtcccactcgtttttggtgataccagaatgcccagcccctctacttggaagagacttgttgactaaagttaatgctcagatccattttgaccccgggggaatgtcagtcacggatggacttggacaaccgatacatgtcttgtccctagccttaagagatgaatacagactttttgcgcctaagccctcagagaccatagcactagatgtacaaccgtgggtccataaatatccattggcctgggcagaaacagcaggaatgggactagccaaacagagacatccggtcgtcatcgagctaaaggccgaggcagttcctgtgagggtgagacagtaccctatgagccaagaagctcggcgggggatcactccccacattcgacggctCATGGAGGCCGGAATTCTCAGGCGATGCCAATCCCC CACCCCCTTACTGCCGGTGAAGAAGCCAGCGGGgacagattacagacctgtccaagacctgcgagaagtcaacaaacgggtgagtgacatacacccaacTGTCCCTAACCTGTATACCCTCTTGAGCAGTttactgcctgagtacacttggtacactgtgctggacttgaaggatgcctttttcagcctacccctggcagttcggagccaggagatatttgcctttgagtggactgagggggagggccaaccggtagtacaattaacttggacccgcctcccacaggggttcaagaactcccctaccttggttaatgaggctctgagtgaggacctctaagAATATCGGgcttgccacccagaggtcattctgctacaatatgtagatgaccttatgttggctggaaccacagaggaagcTTGCAGCCGTGCCACTGGGGACCTACTACAGACCCTAGGCATCTCGGGGTATCGCGCTAGCGTAAAGAAGGCACAAATAGcctggcaagaggtcacctatttggggtataagatcaggcaggggcaaaggtggctaacccaggccatgaaagaaacaatattgcagataccagagcccaaaaacccccgccaggtgagagagtttctggggactgttggatgttgcagactgtggattatggggtttgctgagaaggcccggcccttatatgagggaagtaaagagaccccaaactggacttggactgagccaatgaaacaggctttccagacactcagacgggccctactagaagccccagcccttgccctgcctaacccaaataagccattccagctgtttgtagatgaaaagcaaggaataggaaagggggtcttgactcaacaatggggaccatggaagcggccggtagcatacctttcgaagcgattagacccggtggccgctgggtggcccccttgccttcgcATCATTGCAGCTACAGCCCTCCTCGTCCGCGACGCTGacaagttgacgtatggacagcaactctcggtttacaccccccacgccgtagaaggggttttaaagcagccgccgggtaagtggatctccaatgcccgcttgacacactaccaggccttgctgctcgatgccccacgggtgcgttttcagaccccttgcttcctaAATCCGGCCACGCTCCTACCCAACCCAGAGAAGGACAGCCCTCTCCAtaattgcagtgagatactggctgaggccctggcggcacgaaaagacttaactgatgtacccctaaGCAACAGggagctagtatggttcaccgatgggagcagttatgtaaaagatgggcaaaggaaggcgggagccgccatagttgatgattcagggcagacgatatgggctgagacactacccccaaacacttctgcacaaaaagcagaattgattgccctaacacaggctctggagcaagccaaagggaagagagtcaccatttttactgacagccgatatgctttCAGCACTGCCCATATGCAAGGTCCCatataccaagaaaggggatttcggacagctgagggaaaagaggtcaaaaatctgCCTGAGATTCGCAGGATCTTGGAAGCTGTCCAACTACCCCAGGCAGTAGCTatagtacatgtccccggtcaccagaaaggagaagaccctAAGGCGCGGGGCAATCGTGCTGCTGATGCGGCCGCTCGAGAAGCGGCTAGCCGGGACTATGCTGCCCTcatattagccgtgggacttccacctccttgtatggggaccttgccaccagttcccgaatattccctccctgatctcgcctggatcaacaaggataccaccctccagaaagatgaccaagatggatggtaccgagaccaAATCAACAACCTGAtcttgcctgccaccctgggtcgtcacctgtgtgaacacctgcacacaactacacacttgggagaaaaaaagaccctaacacttctccagacggcctgcctgagggtccctcgacaaaatgccactgtacgagagataattcaagcctgcgaagcgtgccagctgatgagggcagagaagaagcagcactcgggaacgag gtcgacaggattggaccctgggttcactgcaatcacgtgcggcaagccacatcggaagaacaggaaaaagcgcgagcagaatggaaggcgagtcctcacccgtcaaatcctttga